The Actinomycetota bacterium genome has a window encoding:
- a CDS encoding alpha/beta hydrolase, which yields MLEPVVALGRSRAIAAGVDASEYDAITATLRRASEWTTAFRAAGAAHLADARRAESDGNPITQADAYLAAAACCHIATTLPADDRDGHAEAADAMARALAILQPGAQTLTGAAFRGTLTVPQGDPEAPLVVVVPGLDSSRVEFHANTIALQRRGLATLSIDGPGQGELASTTTVRADYHAVVSEALDTALATGLTPRRIGLMALSLGGYYGALSLAREPRLQAGVTVSGPSTMVWDELPALLQAILTIRAGSRDAAAAFAAHVDVRTFAAEIRQPLLAIDGENDVIPGYSDGADLAHLAPHGEHLVIPAGDHLVGNRRWQWLPRAADYLHRKLTRQ from the coding sequence AGTACGACGCCATCACGGCTACGCTGCGCCGCGCCAGCGAGTGGACGACAGCGTTTCGAGCCGCCGGCGCAGCCCACCTCGCCGACGCCCGCCGGGCCGAAAGCGACGGCAACCCCATCACCCAGGCAGACGCCTACCTGGCTGCGGCCGCGTGCTGTCACATCGCGACCACCCTCCCGGCCGACGATCGCGACGGCCACGCCGAAGCAGCCGACGCCATGGCCCGAGCGCTCGCCATCCTCCAGCCCGGTGCGCAGACCCTGACCGGTGCGGCCTTTCGCGGCACCCTGACCGTCCCGCAGGGCGACCCGGAAGCACCACTGGTCGTGGTCGTGCCTGGACTGGACTCGAGCCGCGTCGAGTTCCACGCCAACACGATCGCCTTGCAGCGCCGCGGGCTCGCCACCCTGTCGATCGACGGCCCCGGGCAGGGGGAACTGGCATCGACCACGACGGTCCGCGCGGACTATCACGCGGTCGTCAGCGAGGCGCTCGACACCGCCCTGGCGACTGGGCTGACGCCGCGCAGGATTGGGCTGATGGCGCTCAGCCTCGGCGGGTACTACGGCGCGCTGTCCCTTGCCCGTGAGCCCCGACTACAGGCCGGCGTCACCGTCAGTGGCCCCTCAACCATGGTCTGGGACGAGCTTCCCGCACTCCTCCAAGCAATCCTGACCATTCGCGCCGGCAGTCGCGACGCTGCTGCCGCCTTTGCGGCTCATGTCGACGTGCGCACTTTCGCTGCGGAGATCCGCCAGCCGCTGTTGGCCATCGACGGCGAGAACGACGTCATTCCCGGGTACAGCGACGGTGCCGATCTCGCCCACCTGGCGCCGCACGGCGAACATCTCGTGATTCCTGCGGGCGACCACCTGGTGGGCAACCGCAGATGGCAATGGCTTCCCCGAGCCGCCGACTACCTCCACCGCAAGCTCACGCGGCAGTGA
- a CDS encoding DUF3052 domain-containing protein, with protein sequence MTATADHAEGQRGLAARLGIRTGQTVQELGWDDDCDEALRTSIEQTTGSELVDIDYEDVVDVVVLWWRDDDGDLVDALVDAIGPLADHGVVWLLTPKPGRDGHVESEDIADAAPTAGLQHTSTISASREWQGSRLVAPRAGKR encoded by the coding sequence GTGACCGCGACCGCGGACCACGCGGAAGGGCAGCGTGGCCTGGCCGCCAGGCTCGGCATCCGCACGGGGCAGACCGTCCAGGAGCTGGGCTGGGACGACGACTGCGATGAGGCGCTGCGCACCTCGATTGAGCAGACGACCGGTTCCGAGCTGGTGGACATCGACTACGAGGACGTCGTGGACGTCGTCGTGCTGTGGTGGCGCGATGACGACGGGGACCTCGTCGACGCGCTGGTCGACGCGATCGGACCGCTCGCCGACCACGGCGTGGTGTGGCTGCTCACTCCGAAGCCGGGTCGCGACGGTCACGTGGAGTCCGAGGACATCGCCGACGCGGCCCCGACCGCCGGGCTGCAGCACACCAGCACGATCAGCGCGTCCCGGGAATGGCAGGGCAGCCGGTTGGTCGCCCCCCGTGCCGGCAAACGCTGA
- a CDS encoding Hsp20/alpha crystallin family protein, which produces MLLRTDPIRDFDRLAQQFFGTAGTASRPVTMPLDSWRDGDDFFIELDLPGVDPATVDLDVERNVLTVRAERPAPADTHEWLVTERPHGVFSRQVILGDTLDADRAEATYDGGVLQVRIPVAEKAKPRKITVQATANEPRAIGG; this is translated from the coding sequence ATGCTTCTGCGCACTGACCCGATCCGTGACTTCGATCGGCTCGCCCAGCAGTTCTTCGGCACTGCCGGCACCGCGTCACGGCCGGTCACCATGCCCCTCGACTCGTGGCGCGACGGGGATGACTTCTTCATCGAGCTCGACCTGCCCGGTGTCGATCCGGCCACCGTCGACCTGGACGTCGAGCGCAATGTCCTCACCGTCCGAGCCGAACGCCCCGCGCCTGCGGACACCCACGAGTGGTTGGTCACCGAACGCCCCCACGGTGTCTTCAGCCGACAGGTGATTCTGGGCGACACGCTCGACGCCGATCGCGCCGAGGCGACGTACGACGGCGGGGTGCTCCAGGTGAGAATCCCGGTGGCGGAGAAGGCGAAGCCCCGCAAGATCACTGTGCAGGCCACAGCCAACGAGCCCCGAGCGATCGGGGGTTGA
- the aceE gene encoding pyruvate dehydrogenase (acetyl-transferring), homodimeric type translates to MGRTTPTTGGGPPLPAPRWDGGSRVTHGRDREPLLAGGLPTQYVDVDAEETQEWIDSFDAVVDQAGAYRARYLMLALLRRAAERQVGVPSLRSTDYINSIPPEHEPWFPGDETIERRIRAYTRWNAAIMVHRAQRPGVGVGGHISTYASSASLYEVGFNHFFRGPEHPGGADQIFYQGHASPGIYARAFLEGRLSEDQLDGFRQELSHGGLGRGLPSYPHPRLMPDFWQFPTVSMGLGPIDAIYQARFNKYLHARGIKDTSDQRVWAFLGDGEMDEPESLGAIGLAAREELDNLTFVVNCNLQRLDGPVRGNGKVIQELESIFRGAGWNVIKVIWGREWDPLLAQDRDGALVNLMNQTPDGDYQTFKAESGTFVRENFFGRDPRTAAMVAGLTDDQIWQLKRGGHDYRKLYAAYRAAVEHRGQPTVILAKTVKGWMLGSHFEGRNATHQMKKLTQEDLFAFRTTLDLDIPDSALDPYLPPYYKPADDHPHMKYLHERRRELGGYLPSRRRTSRPLALPADSAYANSKRGSGNQLVATTMAFVRLFRDLLKDPNIGPRFVPIIPDEARTFGMDSLFPVQQIYSPHGQQYMSVDRELMLSYKESERGQILHEGINEAGSAASFLAAGSSYSTHDEPMIPVYIFYSMFGFQRTGDTFWAAMDQMARGFVLGATAGRTTLNGEGLQHEDGHSPLLASTNPGVVAYDPAYGYEIGYIVRDGLRRMYGEDPENVFYYLTLYNEPVLQPAEPADVDVDGILRGIHRVAAAPADSPAPRAQLLASGVAVPWAIDAQQLLAQDWGVQADVWSVTSWNELRRDGLAVDRHNFLHPDEEPRQAFVTTRLAGQPGPVVAVSDYMRAVQDQIREWVPADFCSLGTDGWGMSDTRGALRRHFLVDAQAITVATLTRLAGRGEIAADVVAKAIERYQLQNPAAADAGNTEGSG, encoded by the coding sequence ATGGGCCGGACAACACCGACGACGGGCGGCGGCCCACCCCTGCCGGCGCCCCGATGGGACGGAGGATCGCGCGTGACCCACGGACGCGACCGGGAACCCCTACTGGCCGGCGGTCTGCCCACGCAGTACGTCGACGTGGACGCCGAAGAGACCCAGGAATGGATCGACTCCTTCGACGCCGTGGTCGACCAGGCTGGCGCCTACCGGGCGCGCTACCTCATGCTGGCGCTGCTGCGTCGCGCCGCGGAGCGGCAGGTCGGCGTGCCCAGCCTGCGCAGCACCGACTACATCAACTCGATCCCACCGGAACACGAGCCGTGGTTCCCCGGCGACGAGACCATCGAACGCCGGATCCGCGCCTACACCCGGTGGAACGCCGCGATCATGGTGCATCGGGCGCAGCGCCCCGGCGTCGGCGTGGGCGGTCATATCTCGACGTACGCGTCGAGCGCCTCGTTGTACGAGGTCGGCTTCAACCACTTCTTCCGCGGCCCCGAACACCCCGGCGGCGCAGACCAGATCTTCTACCAGGGGCACGCCTCGCCGGGCATCTACGCCCGAGCGTTCCTTGAGGGCCGGCTCAGCGAGGACCAACTCGACGGGTTCCGGCAGGAACTGTCGCACGGCGGCCTCGGACGCGGGCTGCCGTCGTACCCGCACCCGCGCCTCATGCCGGACTTCTGGCAGTTCCCCACGGTGTCGATGGGCCTGGGCCCGATCGATGCGATCTACCAGGCGCGCTTCAACAAGTACCTGCACGCGCGCGGTATCAAGGACACCTCGGACCAGCGCGTGTGGGCGTTCCTCGGCGACGGCGAGATGGACGAGCCGGAGTCGTTGGGCGCCATCGGTTTGGCCGCGCGTGAGGAACTGGACAACCTCACGTTCGTCGTGAACTGCAACCTGCAGCGCCTCGACGGCCCGGTCCGCGGCAACGGCAAGGTCATCCAGGAACTGGAGTCGATCTTCCGGGGCGCCGGCTGGAACGTCATCAAGGTGATCTGGGGCCGCGAGTGGGACCCGCTGCTGGCCCAGGACCGTGACGGCGCACTGGTCAACCTGATGAACCAGACCCCCGACGGGGACTACCAGACGTTCAAGGCCGAGAGCGGCACGTTCGTCCGGGAGAACTTCTTCGGTCGCGACCCGCGGACCGCCGCGATGGTGGCGGGGCTGACCGATGACCAGATCTGGCAGCTCAAGCGCGGCGGCCACGACTACCGCAAGTTGTATGCGGCGTACCGGGCGGCCGTCGAGCACCGCGGCCAGCCGACGGTGATCCTGGCCAAGACCGTCAAGGGCTGGATGCTCGGGTCGCATTTCGAGGGCCGCAACGCCACCCACCAGATGAAGAAGCTGACGCAGGAAGACCTGTTCGCCTTCCGCACCACGCTGGACCTGGACATCCCCGATTCCGCGCTGGACCCCTACCTGCCGCCGTACTACAAGCCGGCCGACGACCACCCCCACATGAAGTACCTGCACGAGCGCCGCCGCGAACTGGGCGGCTACCTGCCGTCGCGTCGCCGTACGTCGCGGCCACTGGCCCTGCCGGCGGATTCGGCGTACGCCAACAGCAAGCGCGGGTCAGGCAACCAGCTCGTGGCCACCACGATGGCCTTCGTCCGGCTGTTCCGGGATCTGCTGAAGGACCCGAACATCGGTCCGCGCTTCGTCCCGATCATCCCCGACGAGGCGCGCACGTTCGGGATGGACTCGCTCTTCCCGGTGCAGCAGATCTACTCCCCGCACGGTCAGCAGTACATGTCCGTCGACCGCGAACTCATGCTGTCCTACAAGGAGTCCGAGCGCGGCCAGATCCTGCACGAAGGGATCAACGAGGCCGGTTCGGCGGCATCGTTCCTGGCGGCCGGTTCGTCGTACTCCACGCACGACGAACCGATGATTCCCGTCTACATCTTCTACTCGATGTTCGGATTCCAGCGGACCGGAGACACGTTCTGGGCCGCGATGGACCAGATGGCGCGCGGCTTCGTGCTGGGCGCCACCGCCGGCCGTACGACGCTGAACGGCGAGGGCCTGCAGCACGAGGACGGCCACTCACCGCTGCTGGCCTCGACGAACCCGGGTGTGGTGGCGTACGACCCGGCGTACGGCTACGAGATCGGGTACATCGTGCGCGACGGGCTGCGCCGGATGTACGGCGAGGACCCGGAGAACGTCTTCTACTACCTCACCCTCTACAACGAGCCGGTCCTGCAGCCGGCCGAACCGGCCGACGTGGACGTCGACGGGATCCTGCGCGGCATTCACCGCGTCGCGGCGGCCCCCGCCGATTCGCCGGCGCCGCGTGCCCAGCTGCTGGCCTCCGGAGTGGCCGTGCCATGGGCGATCGACGCCCAGCAGCTGCTCGCGCAGGACTGGGGCGTCCAGGCCGACGTCTGGTCGGTGACCAGCTGGAACGAGTTGCGCCGCGACGGGCTCGCCGTGGACCGCCACAACTTCCTGCACCCCGACGAAGAACCGCGGCAGGCGTTCGTCACCACCCGGCTGGCCGGGCAGCCCGGGCCGGTGGTCGCGGTCAGCGACTACATGCGGGCCGTGCAGGACCAGATCCGTGAGTGGGTTCCGGCGGACTTCTGTTCGCTCGGCACCGACGGCTGGGGGATGTCGGACACCCGCGGCGCGCTGCGGCGGCACTTCCTCGTCGACGCCCAGGCGATCACCGTCGCCACGCTGACCCGGCTGGCCGGTCGCGGTGAGATCGCCGCCGACGTGGTCGCGAAGGCCATCGAGCGGTACCAGCTGCAGAATCCGGCGGCCGCGGACGCGGGCAACACGGAGGGATCCGGCTGA
- a CDS encoding peroxiredoxin yields the protein MTVEVGQPAPDFELKNQHGELVKLSDFRGSKNVVLLFYPFAFTGTCTGELCAVRDDRADFVNDQTQILAISCDTPHSLRIFAAQEGFDYPLLSDFWPHGEVARQYGVFREDRGAATRGTFVIDRDGIVRWSVVNAMGDARSNDDYRKALANLA from the coding sequence ATGACAGTCGAAGTAGGCCAGCCGGCCCCGGACTTCGAACTGAAGAACCAGCACGGCGAACTGGTGAAACTGTCGGACTTCCGCGGCAGCAAGAACGTCGTGCTGTTGTTCTACCCGTTCGCGTTCACCGGCACGTGCACCGGCGAGCTGTGCGCCGTACGGGACGATCGAGCCGACTTCGTCAACGACCAGACGCAGATCCTGGCGATCTCCTGTGACACGCCGCATTCGCTGCGCATCTTCGCCGCGCAGGAAGGGTTCGACTACCCGCTGCTGTCGGACTTCTGGCCCCATGGCGAGGTGGCGCGGCAGTACGGCGTTTTCCGTGAGGACCGCGGGGCTGCGACGCGGGGTACGTTCGTGATCGACCGGGACGGCATCGTCCGGTGGTCGGTCGTCAATGCCATGGGTGATGCCCGTAGCAACGACGACTACCGCAAGGCGCTCGCCAACCTCGCCTAG
- a CDS encoding PucR family transcriptional regulator, whose translation MDDELPWFRQLPAEARSWVGLIAQAGIAGFVEWFRHPQQPQQITADVFGTAPRELVRAISLQQTVEMVRATIAVIEERVDELAAPGREGELREAILRYSREIAFAAAEVYAQAAEARGAWDARLESLVIDALVRDEVDDGVVSRAAALGWPSAGAVAVAVGRCPTGDPETAVDAARRLAAHHGFEVLTGVHGDVLVVVVGSAADLTAAVRHLLPAFERGPVVVGQARSGSDGLVAAGQAAAEALAALRVADAWPECPRVVDSAELLPERVVAGDARARAALRAQVLDALASDDRVLLDTLAALLERAGTLEAAARLLYVHPNTVRYRLRRVAELTGLHPSDPRGALILRLALMLQRLPADAVTRSSEPRDAGRASGGAARDDAAAL comes from the coding sequence ATGGACGACGAGCTGCCGTGGTTCCGGCAGCTGCCCGCCGAGGCCCGGTCGTGGGTCGGGCTGATCGCCCAGGCCGGTATCGCCGGGTTCGTCGAGTGGTTCCGCCACCCGCAGCAGCCGCAGCAGATCACCGCGGACGTCTTCGGCACCGCTCCGCGGGAACTGGTCCGGGCGATCTCCCTGCAGCAGACCGTGGAGATGGTCCGCGCCACGATCGCGGTGATCGAGGAGCGGGTCGACGAGTTGGCCGCCCCCGGCCGGGAGGGGGAACTGCGCGAGGCGATCCTGCGGTACTCCCGGGAGATCGCCTTCGCCGCCGCCGAGGTGTATGCCCAGGCCGCCGAGGCGCGTGGCGCCTGGGATGCCCGGCTGGAGTCCCTGGTCATCGACGCCCTGGTGCGCGACGAGGTCGACGACGGCGTGGTGTCGAGGGCCGCCGCCCTCGGCTGGCCGTCGGCCGGTGCCGTCGCGGTCGCGGTCGGCCGCTGCCCGACCGGCGACCCGGAGACCGCGGTCGACGCGGCACGCCGGCTGGCCGCCCACCACGGTTTCGAGGTCCTCACCGGCGTCCACGGCGACGTGCTGGTCGTCGTGGTCGGCAGTGCCGCCGACCTGACCGCGGCCGTCCGGCATCTGCTGCCGGCCTTCGAACGCGGGCCGGTCGTCGTCGGACAGGCTCGGTCCGGCAGCGACGGTCTGGTCGCTGCCGGACAGGCCGCGGCCGAGGCGCTCGCCGCGCTACGGGTCGCCGACGCGTGGCCGGAGTGCCCTCGCGTCGTCGACAGCGCTGAGCTGCTGCCGGAACGGGTCGTGGCCGGCGACGCGCGCGCCCGCGCGGCGCTGCGGGCCCAGGTCCTCGACGCCCTCGCCAGCGACGACCGGGTGCTGCTGGACACCCTGGCCGCGCTGCTGGAGCGGGCCGGCACGCTGGAGGCGGCCGCGCGGCTGCTGTACGTCCACCCCAATACGGTTCGCTACCGGCTGCGCCGCGTCGCCGAGCTGACCGGCCTGCACCCGTCCGATCCGCGCGGCGCCCTCATCCTGCGGCTCGCCCTGATGCTGCAACGGCTGCCCGCGGACGCCGTCACCCGCTCGTCCGAACCCCGTGACGCTGGCCGCGCGTCAGGCGGCGCGGCGCGAGACGATGCTGCCGCTTTGTAG
- a CDS encoding MerR family transcriptional regulator gives MTADEDLQAGQGLFGITTAAELVGLDAQSLRLYEKRGLLEPGRTPGGTRRYSTDDVARLRRITALMSSGINIAGVAAILELEAVNADLRAQIEQLRTS, from the coding sequence ATGACCGCCGACGAGGACCTGCAGGCCGGCCAGGGCCTGTTCGGCATCACCACGGCCGCTGAGCTCGTCGGCCTCGACGCCCAGAGCCTGCGCCTCTACGAGAAACGAGGCCTCCTCGAGCCCGGCAGGACGCCCGGAGGGACGCGCCGCTACAGCACCGACGACGTGGCCCGCCTGCGACGTATCACCGCTCTCATGTCCAGCGGGATCAACATCGCCGGCGTCGCCGCCATCCTGGAACTGGAAGCGGTGAACGCTGACCTCCGGGCCCAGATTGAGCAGCTGCGTACGTCCTAA